The following are from one region of the Segatella oris genome:
- a CDS encoding primase-helicase family protein, giving the protein MAHEDFIRVGTTLYKIVNQPRINGGFAKKRIVWNNETLRQDYGKDFIATVPKYDGFCTVPNHVNYQPVVDKFLNLYEPIGHQPKEGEFPHIESLIHHIFGEQYELGIDYLQLLYLQPVQKLPILLMVSEERNTGKSTFLNFLKAVFQNNVTFNTNEDFRSQFNADWAGKLLIVVDEVLLNRREDSERLKNLSTTLSYKVEAKGKDRDEISFFAKFVLCSNNELLPVIIDVGETRYWVRKINRLDSDDTDFLQKLKAEIPAFLYFLQHRTLSTQKESRMWFAPKLTFTPALQRIIRSNRNKIELEMSELCLEVMEQMVVTEYSFCINDMVCLLNNTGCKADKSQVRRIVQDIWKLSPAPNSLTYLTYQIDYNSFRNYSPIKRTGRYYTVTKELLTNI; this is encoded by the coding sequence ATGGCACACGAAGATTTTATCCGTGTTGGCACAACCTTATACAAGATTGTGAACCAACCACGCATCAATGGCGGTTTCGCCAAAAAGCGTATTGTGTGGAACAATGAGACATTGCGGCAGGACTATGGAAAGGATTTCATAGCCACAGTCCCAAAGTATGACGGCTTTTGCACTGTTCCCAACCATGTGAACTATCAACCTGTGGTCGATAAATTTCTTAATCTCTATGAACCGATAGGACACCAGCCAAAAGAAGGAGAGTTTCCGCACATCGAATCCCTGATACATCACATTTTCGGGGAACAATATGAGTTGGGCATAGACTACTTACAGTTGCTCTATCTTCAACCAGTGCAGAAACTTCCCATCCTTTTGATGGTATCAGAGGAAAGGAATACAGGCAAGAGTACATTCCTCAATTTTCTTAAAGCTGTTTTCCAGAACAATGTAACTTTCAACACGAATGAGGACTTCCGCAGCCAGTTCAATGCTGATTGGGCAGGAAAACTGCTTATCGTTGTGGACGAAGTTTTGCTCAACCGCAGGGAAGATAGCGAGCGGCTCAAAAACCTCAGTACGACACTTTCTTATAAGGTGGAAGCAAAGGGCAAAGACAGAGATGAAATCTCCTTCTTTGCCAAGTTCGTGCTCTGTTCCAATAACGAGTTACTCCCAGTCATCATTGACGTGGGAGAAACCCGCTATTGGGTAAGGAAAATAAATCGACTTGATAGTGACGATACCGACTTCCTGCAAAAGCTGAAAGCCGAGATTCCTGCCTTCCTTTATTTTCTGCAACATCGCACGCTATCTACCCAAAAGGAAAGTCGTATGTGGTTTGCACCCAAGCTAACTTTTACACCTGCTCTACAGCGTATAATACGCAGCAATAGAAACAAGATAGAGTTGGAAATGTCTGAACTCTGCTTAGAGGTAATGGAGCAGATGGTGGTTACCGAGTATTCTTTCTGTATCAATGATATGGTATGTCTGCTGAATAACACAGGCTGCAAGGCTGACAAAAGCCAAGTCCGTAGGATTGTGCAGGATATTTGGAAACTCTCACCTGCTCCCAACAGCCTTACCTATCTCACCTATCAGATTGACTACAATAGTTTCAGGAACTATTCGCCTATTAAGAGGACAGGTAGGTACTACACCGTGACCAAAGAACTACTCACAAACATTTAA
- a CDS encoding helix-turn-helix domain-containing protein encodes MNKTLETRVEELEQMVFMNKNVLSFEEASRFLNLSKSYLYKLTSGNLIPHYKPQGKMLYFEKAELEAWLRQNPIKTSAQINQEAQRYIMGSKPLMQK; translated from the coding sequence ATGAACAAGACATTAGAAACTCGAGTTGAAGAACTCGAACAAATGGTATTCATGAATAAGAACGTGCTGAGTTTTGAAGAAGCCAGCAGGTTCTTAAACCTCTCAAAGAGTTATCTCTACAAACTCACATCGGGAAATCTGATACCTCATTACAAGCCACAAGGAAAGATGCTTTATTTTGAGAAGGCAGAACTTGAAGCGTGGCTACGGCAGAACCCAATTAAAACTTCTGCACAGATAAATCAAGAGGCTCAAAGGTATATCATGGGCAGCAAACCTTTAATGCAGAAGTAA